From Longimicrobiaceae bacterium:
CTCACTGACTGAGCGGCTACGAAAATGGAACCGTCCGCGGAGTTCTGCACGCGACTGCGGCAGGCTATGGTGGGGCACGGCCTCACGCAGACCGAGCTGGCGCGCCGGCTGGACGTGCGCGACGCCACGGTCAGCGACTGGTTCAACCGCGGCACCCTGCCCAGCGGCAGCGTGATGCTGCGCCTTCCCACGGTGCTGGGGGTGGACGGCCACTGGCTGCTCACCGGCGCCAGCCGCGACTCGGCGCCCATCCCCGCCCAGCTCTCGGAAGAGGAGCGCGTGCGGCTGGAGGCCATGCTGGACTCGGCGCTGCGCATCGTGCGCAACGCGGGCGACGGCGGTGGCTACCTGCGCGTCAGGGAAGCAGGCCAAGGTGAGAAGCTCGCCCTGGAGGCGATCGATCTGCACCGCCGCTCCGGGCGGCAGCGGGCGGGCCGAAGCGGAAGCTGAGCGAGCGCATCTCGCGCAGCACCTCCGGCGGGAAGGCCGCGGCGGGCAGCCGCAGCGGCAACCCCGCTTCTCCCGCCCGGTCCGGGTCCACCACCAGCACGTCCCCCGCTCCCACTCGGGGGATTGCCCGCAACTATCCATGACCTCGGCGTGCCGGCCCCTCCGGCGGCGGGCTCGCGCGGCACGTAGGCATCCAGCCCCGGCTCGACCTCGCGTGTAGTCGGTGGTGCCCACCGGCCGGGGCTCCAGCCCTTTCAGGGCCACTCCCCGGCCTTTCGTGCACCCGCAGCACGGCTCGCATGGGGGGCACGCGTGTGCGCGTTCTCCGGATTCGCGAGGGCGTGCGAAGGAACTTACCTCGGCAACTTTCCTCCCGACAAGACCAGCACACCAGGCGAGCCGCCTTGCCGCAGCCGTTCGCTCACGTCCGGGTCGCGTGGGCCCGCGCTCCGTCTTTCCGCTCGTCGAACGCGGCATTCGGCGGAGGTGCGGCGGCCCTCGCCGGACTCGTGGCGCCTGCCCGGCCGGACGATGCCGCGGCGTGCGGGCCTGCCGGAGGGGCGGGTAAGCGGTTACGTTCACCGCGTTCCGGGCGATGGGCCCGGACGCGGACGAGACGACACCGGAGCGAGCGTGATGGATACGACGGAGACGGGTTCCGCGGCAGAGGCGAAGCGCAAGCGGCGAAACGTGATGCTGGTGATCGGCGCGGTGGTGGTGCTGGCGGCGGTCCCCGCCGTGTGCAGCGGCCTGGAGCAGGGGCGGAGCGAATACGAGACGTATGCGGACGCGCAGAGGGCGGGCGCCTTCGACCGCGGCGTGCTGCCCAAGCTGGTGCCGCCCTCCGCGCGCGGCATCTACGAGAAGCACGACCTGGACAACGGCCACCGCTGGGTCCGCTTCGTCTACGCACCGGCAGACGTGCCCGCGATGACGGCGGGGCTGCGCCAGCTGGACACCGCGCAGGTGTCGCGGCTGCCGGTGGCCGGGCCCGGCTGGGCGAAGTGGTGGATGCTCAACGACGGCACCATGTCGTCCAAGCAGGGCAAGCATCTGCTCGTGTACGACACGGGCGACGGCTACCTGGCCCTCGACCCGCGCACCAGCGTCGCCTACTACTGGACCCGCGACACTCCGGCCGTCACCGGCTCCACATCTCCCGCATCCCGTTGAGCCGTCGCGCCTGACGGAACGCGTGTCAGTCGGGAGATGCGGGGCTGATGATCGGCCGCGAGCCTGATCCGCCGAACGCGATCGGCCGAGGAGCAGCCGCGGATGCAGAGGATGGCGGCAGCCGCGCATCTCCCGAGAGTGCATCGGTAGAGGATTGGGTTCCGCGGCGCGGCGCGAATGGAGGCTGGCCCGGCGTTCGTCCCACCTTCCCCGGAGGGCTGCCCATGATCGCCCAGGTCGACTCGCTGGTGCGCGTGACGAGCACGCACGGGCTCACGCAGGGGACGGTGCTGTCGTGGATCGCGCTCGCCGTCTCGGCACTGGTGGGCCTGGCCGGCGGCTACCTGATGGCGTACGGGAAGAAGCGCGGCGAGAACCTGGCGACCAAGCACGACTTCGCCGAGCTGCTGCGCCAGGTGCAGCGGACCACCGAGACGGCGGAGAGCATCAAGACGGGCCTGTCGCGCGGCCTGTGGCTCTCGCAGTCCGAGTTCGAGTACCGCAAGCAGCAGCTGGCGGAGTTCTACGGGCCCATCTACGCCTCGCTGAAGCTGCACGAGGAGTTCTACGACCTGTGGCTGGACGGCCGGTTCCAGGAGATCAACGCCGCGATCGTGAAGCGGTTCCAGACCAACAACGAGGAGATGGTGAAGATCCTGGCGACCAAGGCCCACCTCATCGACGGGCCGGTGATGCCGGAGGTGTTCACGCGCTTCACCAGCAACACCATCCTCTGGAACCTGTACACCTCGCGGCCCAACGCGCCGTACTATCCCGAGCACATCAAGAAGCTGCCCATCGCCGACTTCCCGGACGACTTCCGCGCGTACATCTACGGGAAGACCGAAGAGATCAAGCGCATCATCGACACCCTCCACCACCGCCACAGCACCGAAGCCGCGGACGTGATGACGGCGCCGGCATCTCCCTGACGCCGCGCACTGATCCCGACGCGGAGTAGGGCAGTACCTGCTGGCGAGGGTGACTCGTGGGATGTGCGAAGCGAAGCGGCGGTCCCGATTCCGGGCCCGCCGCTCGTGTTTCCAGCGGCAACGACGTACGGAGTCGATCCCGCCCGTATCGAGCCGCGCTCCGCAGAGGTTCCGGCTCATCGGCCGATGCGGAAACACGCGGAAGCGGTTGTTGCATAGGAGGGTGGGGATGAATAGATTACGGCTCCTCCATCTACATTTGCCGCCTTAAAAGGAGCAGCCCGATGCGCCAGTATCGCCTGGATACGAACGAGCTGGAGGTCACGTCGTTCGACGTGTCGTACATCGCCATCTCGCAGGCGATCACGGTCATCGTCTCGGACCCGAACACGTGGGAGGACACGTGCATCAACATGTGCCCGACCGACGACACCTGCACCAAGCTGGGCTGCACGCGGACCGCGTGACCTGACGCCGTCGAGTCCCTTTCTCCCTTGCCCGCCAACCCGGAG
This genomic window contains:
- a CDS encoding helix-turn-helix transcriptional regulator — its product is MEPSAEFCTRLRQAMVGHGLTQTELARRLDVRDATVSDWFNRGTLPSGSVMLRLPTVLGVDGHWLLTGASRDSAPIPAQLSEEERVRLEAMLDSALRIVRNAGDGGGYLRVREAGQGEKLALEAIDLHRRSGRQRAGRSGS